In Blastopirellula marina, the genomic stretch CCATCATCCGCGTTGTTTCACCGTCTGGATGGCTGGCGGTGGCGTGAAGCCTGGCGTGGTGCATGGCGAAACGGACGACTTCAGCTACAACATCGTCAAAGATCCGGTCCACATTGCTGACTTGAACGCGACGATCCTGCACTGTCTGGGGATCGATCATCGCCGACTGTCGATCCCGTTCCAGGGGCTCGATGTCCGACTAACCGGGGTCGAAGAGCGACACCCGGTCAAAGAGTTGCTGATCTAGCCTGGATCAGAGTTTTGTTCTGATCTAAGCCGCCGACGATTATCCTTTTGGTCATTCGCTCGCCTAAGAAGAGGAGAGCCACGGTTTGCCACGGGAGGCAAGCGAATGTCCAATTGTTTGCCACGGTTCGCCGGCGGCTGGGGCAGGCATGGGGGCGATACCACCCGCCGTGCTATTTAGCCCGGCTGATGTACATCGGAATCTTCAACTCTGGTTGCGAAGATTCAATCATCTCTTTGGCACGATCTCTCGCGTCGACCAGCTTGCTTCCTTCCGAAGGAGCAGTGATCTGGCGAAACTGCGTAGCCAGTTGTTCGACCGCTGGCTGCATCAGAACGATCTCGGCCAGCTGCGATCGCAGGTCGCTCGAGCTACCCAGGACAGCAACCATCGTCTTGTTCAGGCCTGTCACCAGGTCGACATTCTCTACCAGGGCTGGCACACAATCGTCCAGGCGGACCACCTGATCTTCGATCTGGTCGATCTTGTGCAGGTTCTCTTGTGCCTTGGAGATCTTTTCTTCCTGCGAGTTCAGGAAGTTCACCAGCCAGGCCAGTTCGTCCATGTTCTTGGTCGCCGAAGTGGTTTCCTTTCGCACGTCTTTGATGCGAGTGTTCAGACGAATTGCTTCGTACGACAGTTCGGTAGCGGCATCCAGCGTATCGGCCAGCTTCTGCACCTGCAGATCCATCGACTTCTGGTTGTCCAGAATTGATTGCACCTGTGCCAGAACGAGGTTGGACTGCTCGGTGTCGATCGCCAACTGCTGTACGCGGTTTTGGTTATGGGCCAGCGAATCGATGGCACGATCGGTAGCGTCCGACTGGGCGGCCAGGTCGCAGATGGCGTTCTGCAGCTTCCAGTGATTGTCCACCGTGGCGGTTAGTTCCGGCATCAGGCACTGTTGGTTAATCAGTTGCTGCTGAACCAGTTCCATCGACGAAAGCGCGTCCTTCGCTTTGTAGATGTCAACTCCGCTACGTCCAAGTCGAGCGGCCAGCGATTCGAGTTCGTCGACACGCTTCTGAGCAGCGGTCAGCTTCAGCGTGGCCTTGTCCAGGTCGGACTGCATGTTGCTGAGCTTGGCGGCCGTTGCATCGACCGTATTCAGCTTGGCCGACAGGCGAGCGATTTCGTCGTGCAGGCGATCCGACCGCTGGATGGTCTGACCTGCTTTGTAGAGCTTGCTGCTCTGATCTTCCAGGCGTGCCAGAAGCGAGTTGGTTCGCTGAGTGGCATCGTTGAACCCGGTCAGTTGATTGAGCGGGTGGTGGGTTGCTTTGACTTCTTTTTCAACTTGAGCGAGTTGCTTTACCAAGTCTTGCTGCAGCCAGAACTGGTTGGCTGCGATACCTACCGCGATTCCTAAAACGAGACAGAAACCGCCGACGATACCTGGGTTCCGCATAGCCCAGCCATAATCGGTATCATCCACATAATGATCATTAATCGGCATATGAATCTCCTCCGTGTTTAATTGGCAACGTCCGTGCTCCTCGTGAGCACTAATGTTATCGAAACACGCACCGTCTTCGGAAAAGTCATCCATCCACGATTCCCAAAGGTTTACTAGCACGCCGCACCCATCACCCAAATAACCCACACAGCCTGAACGTTATGTTAAGGGTGAATCAATCTCTTTACGTAGTCCTTAAACTCGCTGAATATGGGTGGGTGGAAGGGTTGCAACCCGCCTAAAAAGAACATGCGCCAAGCTTTGTCTGGTCACGAAGTGACCAATTCTGCGCATCGTTATAAGCTGCGTTTGTGTTGCAAGGTTGTGATAAGTTATTGAAAAATAGGTGTGCAAGTTGTAGTAACGCCTTGTGTCGCAAGACGTTTATTGCTCGACAAGAATCAAGCATTCGTGCCCTGTTTTTCCGCGAGTGCCTATTTGGCGGCCTCATACTCGACAAGCGTAACCTCCAAACAACTGGCTAAGCTTGTCAGTTCGTCTTCCATGATCGATCGCGCTTTGTCCTGGCGAAAACCGCCAGAGCCGCTGCCAAGAATCGGGAACGCGATCGTGCGGAATTGTTTTTCTTCTGCCAGACGCATCGCGTTTTGCACGCTGTGGCGAATGGAATACTCCGAGGCACGCCAAAGCATGTTGATACCGGCGACATGGATGATCCCGCGATAGGGCAGCTTGCCGGCGGTCGTAAAGACCGCTTGGCCTAAAGCAATGGGGCCAAGCTTTGCCAGTTCATGGAAAGGAGCGTCCCCCGCTTTTCGCTTGATAGCCCCCGATACTCCTTGCGGCAGTAACAGCCACCAGGGAATGATGTTACGGTTCCAGGCATTCACAATCACCTCGACATCTTGCTGCAGAAGGTCGCCTTGTACGATCTGGGTTGGCATTATCGTTCGCCTTGGTGGAATTGGGCCTAATTCTTTTCTACATAACCAGTTAGTTTCCCCCAAGCCGAGATTGAGCCCGATCCCTTCCCACAGTATGCTGAACCTATCGCCCCGTACGATATTTTATGCCCATTGGGCACTGCCTGGGATGAATCGATGAAAGTTGCCAAGAATACGGTCGTTTCCATTACCTACACCCTGAAAGATTCCGAAGGGAATCTGATCGATTCGGCCGATGCGTCGGATCCGCTTGCTTATTTGCATGGCGTTGGGAATTTGATTCCTGGAATGGAAAAGGCGCTCGACGACCGTGACAACGGCGAGACCTTCCAGGTCGTCATTCCGCCGGAAGAAGGCTACGGCATGTTCGACGAAGAGCTGATCTGGGAACTGGAAAAAGACCAGTTTGCCGAGCTGGGCGAGGTCGAAGAAGGTCTGCAGTTCGTTCTTGAGACCGAAGACGATCAGGTCCTGGTCACTGTCGTCGACATCAAAGACGACGTGGTCATCGTCGATGGCAATCACGAACTGGCCGATGAAACGCTCTATTTCGACATCACCGTCGTCGACGTGCGCGAAGCGACGCCTGAAGAGCTTGAGCACGGCCACGCGCACGGTCCTGGTAGCGCACACGATCACGACCACGGTTAGTCGCCCGCCGGTGGTGCCGTGTTGTCAGGCCGCTCCCTTAGCGGTAACCTCCTGGGATTGCTTGTCATGGGGCGCAATCTCCAGTAGGCCGGATCAACTCAAGCACACCAGCACAAATCATGGGCTATCGAACTCTCCGAGCCTGCGTCGATGATCTCCGTCGCGCAGGCCATCTGTTAGTGGTCGAAGACGTTGTCGACGCACGCCTGGAAATCGCCGAGATCCAGCGCCGCGTCTATGCCAACAACGGCCCTGCCATTCTGTTTGCGAGCGTCAAGGATTGCCGCTTTCCGATGGTGGGCAATCTGTTTGGTTCGATCGAGCGTGCCCGCTTCATCTTTCGCGACACGCTGGAAACCGTGAAGCGACTGATCGAACTGAAGATCGATCCGAACCAACTGCTGAAATCACCGCTGCGGTACGCGTACGCGCCACTGGGTGCTCTTTCGATGCTCCCCAAAAAGGTCCGCAGCGGGCCCATCTTCCAAAACGAAATCAAGCTGACCGATCTGCCCAAGCTAGTCTCGTGGCCCGACGACGGCGGACCGTACGTGACCCTTCCTCAGGTCTACACCGAGGACCCACGCCACGGCGGGCTGAATCACTCGAACCTGGGCATGTACCGTATGCAGATCGCTGGCAACGAGTATGACCCTGCCAGCGAAGTTGGCTTGCACTATCAGATTCATCGTGGCATCGGCGTGCATCACGCCGCCGCAATTGCCAAGGGAGAGCCGCTACGGGTGAACATCTTCGTCGGCGGAAATCCGGCTATGACGCTGGCCGCCGTGATGCCGCTGCCTGAGGGGCTTTCCGAACTCGGTTTCGCCGGGGCCCTGGCCGGGCACCGCATTCCCATGGCCACCGCGCGCACCAAGCTACCCATCTACGCTGAGGCTGACTTCTGCATCAGCGGCACCATTCATGCTGGCGAAGAAAAGCCCGAAGGCCCCTTCGGCGACCACCTCGGCTATTACAGCTTGAAGCACTTGTTCCCGACCATGCGGGTCGACAAGGTCTATCACCGCGACGGAGCCATCTGGCCCTTCACGGTCGTCGGCAGACCACCCCAGGAAGACACAACCTTCGGCGAGCTGATCCACGAAATCACCGGACCGGTCATTCCCACCGTGCTGCCTGGCGTGAAGGAAGTTCACGCGGTCGATGCCTCCGGCGTCCACCCGCTACTGCTGGCAATCGGCAGCGAACGCTACGTTCCATACGAAGAACGATGCCGTCCGAAAGAACTGATGACCCAGGCCTCGGCCATCCTCGGACAGGGGCAGATGTCGCTGGCGAAGTACTTGTTCATCGCCGCCGAACAAGATGACCCCAGTTTGAACCTGCACGAGATCTGTCCGTTCCTTATGCACATGCTGCGGCGTGTCGACTGGCGACGCGACATCCACTTCCTCACTGAGACCACGATCGACACGCTCGACTACTCCAGCGGCCAGTTCAACCATGGCTCGAAGGCTATTGTCGCCGCCGTCGGGCCACCGATTCGCGAGCTATTGAATGAACTGCCCAGCGACCTGACCCTTCCCGATGGCTTCCACAAACCGAAGATCGCCATGCCCGGCGTGCTGGTCGTGAGCGGCCCGAAGTACGAAGCGCCCCTACAGGAAACCGAACCATCCATCGAGCGGTTCACCTCGTTCTACTCGGCCAGCGACAGCATCAACCGGTTCCCGCTGGTGATCGTCGCCGACGAAAGCGAGTTCACCGCCCAGACGCTCAATAACCTCTTGTGGGTCACCTTTACCCGCAGCAACCCCGCCGCCGACGTCCACGGCATCGCCAGCAGCACGGTACAAAAGCACTGGGGCTGCGAAGGAGCCTTGGTGATCGATGCTCGTTTGAAGCCATGGAACGCCCCACCGCTCGTTGAAGCTCCCACGGTGACGGCTAAGGTCGACGCTATGGCCGCCCAAGGTGGCCCGCTGGCGAAGTATCTGTAGCGGCACGAAATGCAGGAATCGTGCTGGTTCCGCATGATCGGTGTGTTACGATGGGCGGCTCCCCCCACCGGAATAGCACGGAGTCATGCAATGTCACGGATTGGTTCACTACTTCTCTTCGGTCTGCTTCTTACCGCGACGACAGTGACTGCCCAAGATCGATTTGAAGCGATGCAGTATGGCTTCGTGGTCGATGAAAGGGATCGCCCCGTACCCGATATCGAAGTCCGCGGGCTATGGAAACCAGAATACCGTTCACCGTTCGGATCTTCGCTGGGTATAACACGAACGGATCAGGAAGGGAAATTCGTTGTGCCGCTGCCGGCGGGCAATGTCTCAGGAATTGAATTCCTGGCCAGCGATGGTAATGGTTTGGCCGGCTACGTCAAACGTGGCACAACTCGCATCGGCGAACCCGTCTGGGAGCCTGCGAAAGTGGT encodes the following:
- a CDS encoding macro domain-containing protein; translated protein: MPTQIVQGDLLQQDVEVIVNAWNRNIIPWWLLLPQGVSGAIKRKAGDAPFHELAKLGPIALGQAVFTTAGKLPYRGIIHVAGINMLWRASEYSIRHSVQNAMRLAEEKQFRTIAFPILGSGSGGFRQDKARSIMEDELTSLASCLEVTLVEYEAAK
- a CDS encoding peptidylprolyl isomerase; its protein translation is MKVAKNTVVSITYTLKDSEGNLIDSADASDPLAYLHGVGNLIPGMEKALDDRDNGETFQVVIPPEEGYGMFDEELIWELEKDQFAELGEVEEGLQFVLETEDDQVLVTVVDIKDDVVIVDGNHELADETLYFDITVVDVREATPEELEHGHAHGPGSAHDHDHG
- a CDS encoding UbiD family decarboxylase is translated as MGYRTLRACVDDLRRAGHLLVVEDVVDARLEIAEIQRRVYANNGPAILFASVKDCRFPMVGNLFGSIERARFIFRDTLETVKRLIELKIDPNQLLKSPLRYAYAPLGALSMLPKKVRSGPIFQNEIKLTDLPKLVSWPDDGGPYVTLPQVYTEDPRHGGLNHSNLGMYRMQIAGNEYDPASEVGLHYQIHRGIGVHHAAAIAKGEPLRVNIFVGGNPAMTLAAVMPLPEGLSELGFAGALAGHRIPMATARTKLPIYAEADFCISGTIHAGEEKPEGPFGDHLGYYSLKHLFPTMRVDKVYHRDGAIWPFTVVGRPPQEDTTFGELIHEITGPVIPTVLPGVKEVHAVDASGVHPLLLAIGSERYVPYEERCRPKELMTQASAILGQGQMSLAKYLFIAAEQDDPSLNLHEICPFLMHMLRRVDWRRDIHFLTETTIDTLDYSSGQFNHGSKAIVAAVGPPIRELLNELPSDLTLPDGFHKPKIAMPGVLVVSGPKYEAPLQETEPSIERFTSFYSASDSINRFPLVIVADESEFTAQTLNNLLWVTFTRSNPAADVHGIASSTVQKHWGCEGALVIDARLKPWNAPPLVEAPTVTAKVDAMAAQGGPLAKYL